The Chryseobacterium nakagawai genome has a segment encoding these proteins:
- a CDS encoding BamA/TamA family outer membrane protein, whose translation MKRILPYPLFILFSFFCYAQNNQSQILSDTLYESKIPQKDIVDIFHNVFHKKDNGDTIRAEKKFNWSMIPAAGYTLQTGFAGVISGNIGFYQQRSKDQKISNISTSYTYSQYKQTIFPLYANIWTKGNKINFISDFKYLNYPSEVYGLGGKRISIEANSNTAYTVNFKYIKLHQSVMFNVLKDFYVGGGIYYDQFWSIKVTDSLGTRINRLLTRDLKTSERASGLAIKALYDNRINQINPQNGEYLSITYRPNFTFMGSQSNWASLQIDARKYVHFPANSKNILAFWGFAWLTTSKTTPPYLMLPSTGWDDQNNTGRGYIQSRFRGKNMYYYENEYRFGITRNGLLGGVVFANVQSFSADLSDEYKKLLFGYGVGLRIKLNKHSNTNLCIDYGFGQNNSHGFFANIGEVF comes from the coding sequence ATGAAAAGAATTCTCCCCTACCCTCTATTTATTCTCTTTTCCTTTTTCTGCTACGCTCAGAACAACCAATCCCAAATTTTATCCGATACCCTATATGAATCTAAAATACCTCAAAAAGACATTGTAGATATTTTTCATAACGTCTTTCATAAAAAAGATAACGGCGACACCATTCGTGCTGAGAAGAAATTCAACTGGTCTATGATTCCAGCTGCAGGATATACTCTACAAACAGGATTTGCTGGGGTTATAAGTGGTAATATTGGGTTCTATCAGCAAAGATCCAAAGATCAGAAAATTTCTAATATTTCTACCAGCTATACCTATTCACAGTATAAACAGACGATCTTTCCTCTCTATGCTAATATCTGGACTAAGGGTAACAAAATCAATTTTATCAGTGATTTCAAATACCTTAATTATCCCTCAGAAGTATATGGACTAGGAGGAAAAAGAATTTCAATAGAAGCAAACTCAAACACAGCTTATACAGTCAATTTTAAATATATAAAATTGCATCAATCCGTTATGTTTAATGTATTAAAAGACTTTTACGTGGGTGGAGGAATTTATTATGATCAATTTTGGAGTATTAAGGTCACAGATTCACTGGGAACAAGAATCAACCGCCTTCTCACCCGGGATTTAAAAACATCCGAGAGAGCATCAGGATTGGCAATAAAAGCTCTATACGATAATAGAATCAACCAGATCAACCCTCAGAACGGCGAATACTTAAGCATTACTTACCGTCCTAACTTTACCTTCATGGGAAGCCAGTCCAATTGGGCTTCGCTTCAGATAGACGCAAGAAAATATGTTCACTTCCCCGCTAATTCAAAAAATATTCTCGCATTTTGGGGATTCGCCTGGTTAACTACAAGTAAAACAACGCCACCCTATCTTATGCTTCCCAGTACAGGTTGGGATGACCAGAACAACACAGGAAGGGGATACATACAAAGCAGGTTCCGTGGAAAAAACATGTATTATTATGAAAATGAATATCGTTTTGGGATTACCAGAAACGGATTGTTGGGAGGGGTTGTTTTTGCAAATGTTCAGTCTTTCTCCGCAGATCTTTCCGATGAATACAAAAAGCTCCTCTTTGGATACGGAGTGGGATTACGCATCAAACTTAACAAACACAGCAACACCAACCTATGTATAGATTATGGTTTCGGTCAAAATAATTCACACGGTTTTTTCGCCAACATTGGAGAAGTTTTTTAA
- a CDS encoding PKD domain-containing protein yields MKNITYLSRQHVFRWLLLCWLLVPWGLQAQSSTHVTWDSQVGCQVHRGEKGNGDNSVAAASVETGTCIRVCENTNVTYTVHGSNILNVQWTSAGGTVQSVSGASNTQAVIAWGAAGGGFVHAVIQFFDGTTETQNICIEKINKPIPNFTVLNMKDRVCKNTEVHFENLSQANGGSDIVNYFWDFGDGTTSTAFEPNHTYTSAAGLTVSLTVTNKCGCSETVSQKLEILEAPPVQINCASVVCEGSVEKYSVLNGCKGDWKVIGGTLLNNYGNEIEVRWDQVDPEDGFGYVMYKSECGCPEWTTVKIPVILKASKIKGQNVVCTGRQYTYSLPQWPTTSFDWDVTGPGVGELTYNQQRNEILFKATVPGTYTLTSKYFNTLMLCGGEATKKIVVEQPVTISGGTPEICVGTAQTFTATPNVPVIWNVTLDGGVVYTSPQPISVPFSYNFATPGTYIVTAVKAGGGCESQGILVNVVAPPKPPRGPIVGDDVVCTGRPYVYSIGLTPANVIPVWTVTNGTIMGSNAGNSITVVFDTGMPTFSVSVRYRTIGQAGCLSTAITKNIRAIDLNKVSIVQNMGPFCPSSTQNFSAVLGNIVPDSMEWSFDQPNFGSFSSGQGTANIVVNINEVSGGVYDTNLNLKIVKCGQVKIISMPIKKMALPVINFTNVGKICPGSNLNFTIDQGGITTATSVTFTFANGSHTENFNQLGTYNFPNNGYIQNNTGGNVSQVVTVTINGANSCSYKPTASANFIILPETIITVSPVYNLQVCDSQPLAPYTLTANSSTGLTNILEWQWYKDGLPLNGFTTNSYTLSGVGLAGTYQVRAKDINGCYVYSQEIKVTNACPTGNNCTTPPTVYFAAEWTDCNKITVNSFSVNNAPDQIEWVSNNILTITNGQGTTSPEFQTNLAGAHIVSVRLRYGTCWYSKSIEVRKHYEPKFEIAQTCNGNGYNVTLYNTSTIFDINPNAIVYKFSSPGLPTQTGQTATYNNLPPGTYTFTMSMFAPSYLYPPCTITKTITLAPTPSTDFLLPAIACKGEAINLSPVSYTSGNTYTWYFDGTAFITSQPGSVVTFNTTGTKTVKLEVRTPQGCVYTSATVNIMVKDANFTGNVLPLSAVACEGSAPVVSFSPIGTAPSGYIWMNGSQQVPGAPNSMSFVPTQSGSYWPVLISPEGCRSNIMSEKAVPITIKKPPYVSISGQTNICSGSSAILNGIVTANNLEYRWKKNGAPIGTLWSNTFPIVFSTGALSAGTYTFTLEVRNPGTTDCTSSKDFIVTVSNPPAQPTITYTQIECTPYKVKLTASGPANGEYNWSNGMTGQSIVVGEGGVYKVIYTAPTGCKTDNEIAVPLSIESLMWVFPTGCYDYCRDKQRYVLGPKGTFDYHQWELFGTSLQNGTNDIIYPFYYVSSAGTYRLKIEQNMPSGQKCEFYSGPLNYYPGKDCGVETQCDVDVKIEAFKWDGDHYNVHGMIYNNGGMPIMLNISSLNGYGTYFPSMITIPAGGTYDMNSNPLMFYPNANFPGGTDAILFMGQEDCKFVAEPQIIGKPSIANAGKPSLTTASSLKLMPNPAKDIVKVSYNTGNEKLPATQIKVFDTMGNVKFHKELKSSSGEVNVDVSNWLQSTYIVIVQAGEKSLQSKLIKN; encoded by the coding sequence ATGAAAAACATCACTTATCTTAGTAGGCAGCACGTCTTCAGATGGCTCCTGCTATGTTGGCTCCTGGTACCTTGGGGTCTGCAAGCTCAATCATCAACTCATGTTACCTGGGACTCTCAGGTCGGATGCCAAGTCCATCGGGGCGAAAAAGGCAATGGCGACAATTCTGTTGCTGCTGCAAGCGTCGAGACTGGTACATGTATCCGTGTCTGTGAGAATACCAATGTAACCTATACGGTCCACGGATCTAATATTTTAAATGTGCAATGGACTTCTGCGGGAGGAACTGTACAAAGTGTTTCAGGTGCTTCCAATACACAAGCTGTTATAGCTTGGGGGGCTGCTGGAGGCGGCTTTGTACATGCAGTTATTCAATTTTTTGACGGAACAACTGAGACCCAAAATATTTGCATCGAGAAAATAAACAAGCCGATTCCTAATTTTACGGTCCTTAATATGAAGGATAGAGTTTGTAAGAATACGGAGGTTCATTTTGAAAACCTTTCTCAGGCAAATGGAGGGAGTGATATTGTCAATTACTTTTGGGATTTTGGAGACGGAACAACTTCCACAGCCTTTGAACCTAATCACACGTATACTTCAGCAGCAGGACTTACTGTTAGTCTTACTGTAACCAATAAATGTGGTTGTTCAGAAACTGTTTCTCAAAAACTGGAAATTCTGGAAGCACCACCTGTACAGATCAACTGTGCCTCGGTAGTGTGTGAAGGAAGTGTTGAAAAATACAGTGTACTGAATGGATGCAAGGGAGACTGGAAAGTGATTGGCGGAACTCTTTTAAATAATTATGGAAACGAAATCGAAGTTAGATGGGATCAGGTAGATCCGGAGGATGGCTTCGGTTATGTAATGTATAAATCAGAGTGTGGATGTCCAGAGTGGACTACCGTTAAAATTCCTGTAATTTTGAAAGCCTCAAAGATTAAAGGACAGAATGTAGTATGTACTGGAAGACAATATACATATTCACTTCCACAGTGGCCAACTACAAGTTTTGACTGGGATGTAACAGGTCCTGGCGTAGGTGAACTGACTTATAATCAACAAAGAAATGAAATTCTTTTCAAAGCGACAGTGCCAGGTACTTACACATTGACAAGTAAATATTTCAATACTTTAATGTTATGTGGAGGAGAAGCAACTAAAAAGATTGTTGTAGAACAGCCGGTAACCATCTCAGGTGGAACACCTGAGATTTGTGTAGGTACAGCTCAAACGTTTACAGCTACTCCTAATGTTCCTGTTATTTGGAATGTAACTTTAGATGGTGGGGTAGTGTATACTTCGCCACAACCAATCAGTGTACCTTTTAGTTATAATTTTGCAACACCGGGTACTTATATTGTAACAGCAGTTAAAGCAGGTGGAGGCTGTGAAAGCCAGGGAATACTTGTTAATGTAGTTGCGCCACCAAAACCTCCGAGAGGACCAATTGTTGGAGATGATGTGGTATGTACGGGAAGACCTTATGTTTATTCAATCGGTTTAACTCCAGCAAATGTGATTCCGGTATGGACTGTAACAAATGGTACAATTATGGGAAGTAATGCAGGAAACTCTATAACAGTTGTATTTGATACTGGAATGCCTACATTCTCAGTGTCTGTTCGTTATAGAACAATTGGTCAGGCTGGTTGTCTTTCCACTGCTATTACAAAGAACATAAGAGCAATAGATCTTAATAAAGTATCTATTGTTCAGAATATGGGTCCTTTCTGCCCAAGCAGCACACAGAACTTCAGTGCTGTTTTAGGGAATATTGTTCCGGATTCTATGGAATGGAGTTTTGATCAACCAAATTTCGGGAGTTTTTCATCCGGACAGGGAACGGCTAATATTGTGGTAAATATTAACGAAGTTTCAGGCGGGGTATATGATACTAATCTGAATTTAAAAATTGTAAAATGTGGTCAGGTGAAGATTATTTCTATGCCGATAAAAAAGATGGCTCTTCCAGTGATAAACTTTACCAATGTTGGGAAAATTTGTCCAGGTTCAAATCTTAACTTTACAATTGATCAAGGAGGAATTACTACAGCAACAAGTGTAACGTTTACTTTTGCTAATGGCAGTCATACAGAAAACTTTAATCAGTTAGGAACTTATAATTTCCCGAATAACGGATATATTCAGAATAATACCGGAGGTAATGTTTCGCAAGTCGTTACAGTAACCATTAACGGGGCTAATTCATGTTCATACAAACCAACGGCAAGTGCTAATTTTATTATCCTTCCGGAAACAATTATTACGGTTTCACCGGTATATAATCTTCAGGTTTGTGATAGTCAGCCTTTAGCACCTTACACTCTTACCGCTAACAGTTCAACAGGGCTTACTAATATTTTAGAATGGCAATGGTATAAAGATGGTTTACCATTGAATGGATTTACTACAAATTCATATACATTGTCAGGAGTTGGACTTGCAGGAACCTATCAGGTAAGAGCTAAAGATATCAATGGATGTTATGTATACTCACAAGAGATTAAAGTAACAAATGCTTGTCCTACAGGCAATAACTGTACAACGCCACCTACGGTTTATTTTGCCGCAGAATGGACTGACTGTAACAAGATTACTGTGAATTCTTTCAGCGTAAATAATGCGCCGGATCAGATTGAGTGGGTGTCTAATAATATCCTTACTATAACTAATGGGCAAGGGACCACTTCACCTGAGTTCCAAACCAATCTTGCAGGAGCACATATTGTGAGTGTCCGCTTAAGATATGGCACTTGTTGGTATTCAAAAAGTATTGAAGTTCGAAAACATTATGAACCTAAATTTGAGATTGCTCAGACTTGTAATGGTAACGGATATAATGTAACTCTTTACAATACCTCTACGATATTCGATATTAACCCGAATGCTATTGTGTATAAATTTAGTTCACCAGGACTTCCTACACAGACAGGACAGACGGCAACTTATAATAATCTGCCACCAGGAACATATACCTTTACGATGTCAATGTTTGCACCATCGTATCTTTATCCTCCTTGTACGATTACAAAAACAATTACTTTGGCACCGACTCCTAGTACAGATTTCTTGCTTCCGGCTATTGCATGTAAAGGAGAAGCGATTAATCTTTCGCCTGTGTCATATACTTCTGGAAATACTTACACATGGTATTTTGATGGAACAGCTTTTATTACTTCACAGCCAGGTTCGGTTGTTACATTTAATACTACCGGAACAAAAACTGTAAAGCTGGAAGTTAGAACTCCACAAGGATGTGTTTATACTTCTGCTACCGTTAATATTATGGTAAAAGATGCTAATTTTACTGGAAATGTTCTTCCATTAAGTGCTGTTGCATGTGAGGGAAGTGCTCCAGTAGTATCCTTTTCGCCGATAGGTACAGCACCATCAGGTTATATTTGGATGAATGGCTCTCAGCAAGTACCTGGAGCTCCTAATTCAATGAGTTTTGTTCCTACACAATCAGGAAGCTATTGGCCAGTATTAATATCACCAGAAGGATGTAGATCTAATATCATGAGCGAAAAAGCGGTGCCTATTACGATCAAAAAACCTCCGTACGTTAGTATTTCCGGACAAACAAATATTTGTTCAGGAAGTTCAGCAATACTTAATGGTATTGTGACCGCTAATAATTTAGAGTACAGATGGAAGAAAAATGGAGCTCCAATTGGAACATTATGGTCTAATACCTTCCCAATTGTTTTCAGTACAGGAGCGCTGTCTGCAGGTACGTATACCTTTACGTTGGAAGTACGTAACCCTGGAACAACAGATTGTACTTCATCTAAAGACTTTATAGTAACGGTAAGCAATCCGCCAGCGCAACCAACAATAACATATACTCAAATAGAATGTACTCCGTATAAGGTGAAATTAACAGCATCTGGACCGGCTAATGGAGAATACAACTGGAGTAATGGAATGACAGGACAAAGCATTGTTGTAGGAGAAGGAGGCGTATATAAAGTGATATATACAGCTCCGACTGGATGTAAAACAGATAATGAAATAGCTGTACCATTAAGCATTGAAAGCCTTATGTGGGTGTTCCCTACAGGTTGTTATGATTACTGTAGAGATAAACAACGTTATGTACTGGGACCAAAAGGTACTTTCGATTATCATCAATGGGAACTATTTGGAACATCGCTTCAAAATGGAACCAATGATATCATTTATCCGTTCTATTATGTAAGCAGTGCAGGAACTTATAGACTGAAAATTGAACAGAACATGCCATCAGGGCAAAAATGTGAATTCTATTCAGGACCATTGAACTATTACCCAGGCAAAGACTGTGGAGTAGAAACCCAGTGTGACGTTGACGTTAAGATCGAAGCCTTCAAGTGGGATGGAGATCATTATAATGTTCATGGAATGATATACAATAACGGTGGAATGCCGATAATGCTTAACATTTCAAGTCTTAATGGATATGGAACTTATTTCCCATCTATGATTACCATTCCGGCAGGAGGTACTTATGATATGAATAGCAATCCATTGATGTTCTATCCAAATGCAAACTTCCCTGGAGGAACTGATGCTATCCTATTCATGGGTCAGGAAGACTGTAAATTTGTTGCTGAGCCACAGATTATAGGTAAACCTAGTATTGCCAATGCAGGAAAACCAAGTCTTACGACAGCGTCTTCTCTGAAGTTGATGCCAAATCCAGCAAAGGATATCGTGAAGGTTTCATATAATACCGGTAATGAGAAATTGCCGGCAACACAGATCAAAGTTTTTGATACTATGGGGAATGTTAAATTCCATAAAGAACTGAAGTCATCTTCAGGAGAAGTGAATGTAGATGTCTCTAACTGGTTGCAGAGTACGTATATCGTTATTGTGCAGGCAGGAGAAAAATCATTGCAAAGCAAATTGATTAAAAATTAA
- a CDS encoding phospholipase D-like domain-containing protein — translation MAAQSIKIRLSADLVKKQPQKTYFQYNLRTTNVYYKENKKYYFKIDTENSEGVEVFVGQNAGNQLNKDILNAKAEVLIVSPYIDEVKLDDLLMLKNRNINVRLAFSDLRPEQYGNILRKLIHQNRVTDVKKKEKRESLKSLFFLSSIGLFCLGVFSLIYFGIHLVDDLTNSNNVIALIVAVASLYGFFRCWEKKTEIGKMEIYTYHYSEKLNFKYVRNNRYDNKFLHSKIYIIDRKVAYLGSLNYTKSGFTSNFESRIRITQREKVNELVRFVHDIFEDNVTLKKHELFYLGKQVYSEETY, via the coding sequence TTGGCGGCTCAAAGTATTAAAATCAGGCTTAGCGCTGATCTTGTTAAAAAACAACCCCAGAAAACATACTTTCAATATAACTTAAGAACAACAAACGTGTATTATAAGGAAAACAAAAAATATTATTTTAAAATTGATACTGAAAACAGTGAAGGTGTTGAAGTATTTGTCGGGCAAAATGCAGGCAATCAATTGAATAAAGACATCCTGAATGCAAAAGCAGAAGTTCTTATCGTTTCCCCTTATATTGATGAAGTAAAATTGGATGATCTTCTTATGCTGAAGAACAGAAATATCAACGTGAGGCTGGCATTCAGTGATCTCCGACCGGAACAATATGGAAATATATTACGAAAACTTATCCATCAGAACCGGGTGACAGATGTCAAGAAAAAAGAGAAAAGGGAAAGTCTGAAGAGCCTATTCTTTTTATCCTCTATTGGACTTTTCTGCCTGGGAGTCTTTTCGCTCATTTATTTCGGAATACATCTCGTTGATGACCTTACCAATTCTAATAATGTCATTGCTCTTATAGTTGCAGTTGCCTCTCTATACGGATTCTTCAGATGCTGGGAAAAGAAAACCGAAATAGGAAAAATGGAGATCTACACTTACCATTACTCCGAGAAATTAAATTTCAAGTATGTCCGAAACAATCGTTATGACAACAAGTTCCTGCATTCAAAAATTTATATAATCGATAGAAAAGTAGCCTATCTCGGATCATTAAACTACACTAAGAGTGGGTTTACTTCTAATTTTGAATCCCGGATAAGAATTACCCAAAGAGAAAAGGTAAATGAATTGGTTCGCTTTGTTCATGATATTTTTGAGGATAATGTGACTCTCAAGAAACATGAACTTTTCTATCTTGGAAAACAGGTATATAGTGAAGAGACATACTAA
- a CDS encoding DUF1826 domain-containing protein: MNDVFSDNHQIEVVSTFSELINTHFQGKINAMCWYRNLDGDFKEIVSKLLLKENITEISEGDLLALKLSEKGNIARKIILNDLELLADYGALPSLNLLKNYERDEEFDFISTDVYSYHVDRSPIGTDTFLCTYYGAASDILPNEQALQKIQVPEIREKLKELYDGPEEEFESFLKDCFFDLHYQAQPNAQPTNLGIGHLWRLAVDHPAQKVLPCVHRAPIENEGEYRLLLIC; this comes from the coding sequence ATGAACGATGTATTTTCTGACAACCATCAAATAGAAGTAGTTTCTACATTTTCTGAACTTATAAATACTCATTTTCAGGGAAAGATTAATGCGATGTGCTGGTATAGGAATTTAGACGGTGATTTTAAAGAAATTGTTTCTAAACTTCTATTGAAAGAGAATATTACTGAAATTTCTGAGGGAGATCTTTTAGCATTGAAGTTATCGGAAAAAGGAAACATCGCCAGAAAAATAATCCTCAATGATTTAGAGTTATTAGCTGATTACGGAGCACTGCCTTCCCTTAATCTGCTTAAAAATTACGAGCGGGACGAGGAGTTTGATTTTATTTCAACGGATGTCTATTCGTATCATGTGGATCGTTCACCTATTGGAACAGATACTTTTTTATGTACTTATTATGGTGCAGCAAGTGATATTTTACCCAATGAACAAGCTCTACAAAAAATTCAGGTTCCTGAAATCCGGGAAAAACTCAAAGAATTATATGATGGGCCGGAAGAAGAATTTGAAAGCTTTCTAAAAGATTGTTTTTTCGATCTGCACTATCAGGCTCAACCTAATGCACAACCTACAAATCTTGGAATAGGACATCTCTGGCGGTTGGCAGTAGATCATCCTGCACAAAAAGTGTTACCTTGTGTGCATAGGGCTCCCATTGAAAATGAAGGTGAATATCGTTTGCTTTTGATCTGTTAA